The genomic region TCCGCGATTAGGAAAAAGAGCAAGCGCTCAATTTGGATCCCGCTGCTGGTAATAATTACCCTCGCCGCCTGCGCCACCGCAGGGTATAGCTACTGGCGCATGCAGAAACATTCCAGCCAGGCCGTCAGTGAACAGCCGCCTCCTCCACCGGCGCCGGTGTTCTTCGCCCTGGATACGTTTACCGTCAATCTCGGTGATGCGGATCGCGTTCTGTATATCGGCATTACGCTGCGCCTGAAAGATGAAGCGACGCGTAACCGTCTTAACGATTACCTGCCAGAAGTCCGTAGCCGTCTGTTGTTACTGTTTTCACGCCAGGATGCCAGCGTGCTGGCGACCGAAGACGGCAAACAAAAGCTGATCGCAGCGATTAAAGACACGCTTATGCCGCCACTTGTTGTCGGACAACCTAAGCAGGACGTGACTGACGTGCTGTATACAGCTTTCATTCTGCGGTAAAGACATGGGCGATAGTATTCTTTCTCAGGCTGAAATCGATGCGCTGCTCAACGGTGACAGCGATACCAAAGACGAACCGATTCCCGGTACCGGGGGCGACAGTGACATTCGCCCCTACGATCCCAATACCCAACGTCGCGTAGTCCGTGAACGTTTACAGGCGCTGGAGATCATCAACGAACGTTTCGCACGTCAGTTCCGTATGGGGCTGTTTAACCTGCTCAGACGGAGTCCGGATATTACGGTTGGTGCCATCCGCATTCAGCCATATCACGAATTTGCGCGTAACCTGCCGGTTCCGACTAACCTGAACTTGATCCACCTGAAACCACTTCGCGGCACCGGTCTGGTGGTGTTTTCGCCGAGTCTGGTGTTTATCGCCGTTGATAACCTGTTTGGTGGCGACGGACGTTTTCCAACCAAAGTGGAAGGTCGTGAGTTTACCCATACCGAACAGCGCGTCATTAACCGCATGCTGAAGCTGGCCCTTGAAGGCTACAGCGACGCATGGAAGGCTATCCACCCGCTGGATGTTGAATATGTTCGTTCGGAAATGCAGGTGAAGTTTACCAACATCACGACGTCACCGAACGACATCGTGGTTAATACGCCGTTCCACGTTGAGATTGGTAACCTGACCGGCGAGTTTAATATCTGTCTGCCGTTCAGCATGATCGAGCCGCTGCGTGAACTGCTGGTTAACCCGCCGCTGGAAAACTCCCGCAATGAAGACCAGAACTGGCGTGACAATCTGGTGCGGCAGGTACAGCACTCTGAACTGGAACTGGTGGCAAATTTTGCCGACATTCCGCTACGTCTTTCTCAAATATTAAAACTGCAACCCGGCGACGTACTGCCGATTGAAAAACCAGACCGCATTATTGCTCATGTGGACGGTGTGCCTGTGCTGACCAGCCAATATGGCACCGTTAACGGTCAGTACGCGCTGCGCGTAGAACATTTGATAAACCCGATATTGAATTCGCTGAATGAGGAACAGCCCAATGAGTGACATTAATAATCCGTCTGATGACAACGCTGGCGCATTGGACGATCTGTGGGCTGACGCGTTAAACGAGCAAAAAGCGATCCCTGGCAAAAGTGCCGCCGATGCGGTTTTTCAACAGCTTGGCGTGAGTGATGTGAGTGGAACGCTGCAGGATATCGACCTGATCATGGATATCCCGGTCAAGCTGACCGTGGAATTGGGCCGTACGCGTATGACCATCAAAGAACTGCTGCGCCTGACGCAAGGTTCCGTCGTGGCGCTGGATGGTCTCGCAGGCGAGCCACTGGATATCCTGATCAACGGTTATCTGATTGCCCAGGGTGAAGTCGTGGTCGTAGCCGATAAATACGGCGTGCGTATTACCGATATCATCACGCCGTCTGAGCGTATGCGCCGCCTGAGCCGTTAATGATGAAAACCCAGACCACCGTTCAACACCCCCCTGCCGTTCCGGGGTCGCCGTTAATGCAGGTTAGCGGCGCCTTGCTTGGGATTATCGTATTGATCCTTGCCACGGCCTGGGTGATTAAGCGTCTGGGGTTTGCCACAAAAGGTACCGGTTCGCGGGCACTGAAAGTCTCCGCCAGCACCTCGCTAGGCCCACGCGAGCGCGTGGTGATTGTAGACGTTGAGGATGCGCGTCTGGTACTGGGCGTCACGGCATCACAAATCAATGTGCTACATACCCTGCCGCCCGCCCCTGTTGCAGCCGCCGAGACGACTGCTGCCCCTGCGGATTTTCAGTCCATGATGAAGAGTTTGCTTAAGCGTTCCGGGAGATCCTGATGCGCCGTTTATTATCCCTTACGCTTTTCGGTTTATGGCTGATTAGCCCTTCTGCATTAGCACAGCTTCCCGGTCTGGTCACGCAGCCGCTACCCGGCGGCGGACAGAGCTGGTCGCTGCCGGTACAGACGCTGGTCTTTATTACCTCTCTGACGTTTATTCCAGCGATTCTGCTGATGATGACCAGTTTTACCCGCATCATCATTGTGTTTGGCCTGCTGCGTAACGCCATGGGTACGCCTTCTGCGCCGCCAAACCAGGTGCTACTTGGACTGGCGCTGTTTTTAACTTTTTTCATCATGTCGCCGGTCATCGATAAAATCTACGTTGAAGCGTATCAACCCTTCAGCGAAGAGAAAATCTCAATGCAGGAAGCGCTGGAGAAAGGTGCGCAGCCCCTGCGAGAGTTTATGTTACGTCAGACTCGTGAAGCGGATCTCGGGCTGTTTGCGCGTCTGGCGAACAGCGGTCCGTTACAGGGACCAGAAGCCGTGCCAATGCGCATTCTCCTGCCCGCTTATGTAACCAGCGAATTGAAAACCGCCTTCCAGATTGGTTTTACGATTTTCATTCCTTTTTTGATCATCGATCTGGTGATCGCCAGCGTACTGATGGCACTTGGTATGATGATGGTCCCTCCCGCAACTATCGCGCTCCCCTTCAAGCTGATGCTGTTTGTGCTGGTCGATGGCTGGCAGCTTTTAGTGGGTTCCCTTGCGCAAAGTTTTTACAGTTAGGCAGATGAGACGAAATGACACCTGAATCGGTCATGATGATGGGCACAGAGGCGATGAAAGTGGCCCTGTCCCTTGCCGCTCCTCTGCTACTGGTCGCGCTGATAACCGGCCTTATCATCAGCATCTTGCAGGCCGCCACGCAGATCAACGAGATGACGCTCTCTTTCATCCCGAAAATCATCGCGGTATTTGTGGCCATTATCGTTGCCGGCCCGTGGATGTTGAATATGCTTTTGGACTACGTCCGGACGTTATTCACCAACCTGCCGTACATCATCGGGTAAGCTGACTGATGTTACAGGTGACCAGCGATCAATGGCTCCAGTGGCTTAATCTCTATTTTTGGCCGCTGCTGCGCGTGCTGGCGCTGATCTCCACCGCCCCCATACTGAGTGAACGCGCTCTGCCCAAGCGGGTTAAATTGGGGCTGGGAATTCTCATTACCGTGGTGATTGCCCCTGGTTTGCCCGCCCACAACGTGCCGATCTTTTCGTTTGGCGCCTTGTGGATGGCAATGCAGCAAATCCTGATAGGCATCGCGCTGGGATTTACCATGCAGTTTGCCTTTGCCGCTGTGCGTACCGCCGGTGAAATTATCGGTTTACAGATGGGGCTTTCTTTCGCGACGTTTGTCGACCCCGCCAGCCATCTCAACATGCCGGTACTTGCACGTATCATCGATATGCTGGCCCTACTGTTATTCCTGACGTTCAACGGGCATTTGTGGTTAATTTCACTATTAGTGGATACCTTTCATACCCTGCCCATCGGCGGCGATCCGGTAAACAGCAATGCGTTTTTGGCACTGGCCAGGGCGGGTGGACTTATCTTCATCAATGGAATGATGCTGGCGTTACCCGTGATCACGATGCTGCTCACGCTGAACCTGGCGTTAGGATTACTAAATCGTATGGCTCCGCAATTATCCATCTTCGTGATTGGCTTCCCGTTAACCCTGACCGTCGGCATGGCGTTAATCACAGCATTAATGCCATTAATTGCCCCATTCTGCGAACATCTTTTTGGCGAAATTTTCAATCTGTTATCTGATATTGTCAGTGAAATGCCTGTTAATAATAGTCCTTAATCTTTAAATTGTTATTCTAAGGATTATCCTAAAGTCAAAATGGGAAAACATCTACCAGGATAACTCTGCCCTCCTATATTTGTTTTTATCTCACTCACATAACGCAACATTTACTTTACTTTAAGATAATTCCAGGCAAATTATACATAGCTTTACGGGATAGTAAGTCCGCCTGAAAACCGCGAATGCGTTGCATTAGGTAAACAGCGAATTCCGTTACGTTGTGATGAGATATTCAGGTAAGGGGAATTATCGTTACGCATTGAGTGAGGGTTAGCCATGTCAACGATTATTATGGATCTATGCAGTTACACCCGGTTGGGTTTGACCGGGTATCTGGTTAGCAGAGGGGTGAAGAAAAGGGAAATCAACGACATCGAAACCGTTGATGAACTCGACATCGCTTGCAGCGCCCACCGACCTTCAGTGGTGTTTATTAATGAAGACTGTTTTATCCATGATCCTGCCGACAGTCAGCATATTAAGCAAATCATTAATCAACATCCCAATACGTTATTTATTGTGTTTATGGCTATTGCCAACGTTCATTTTGATGAATATTTATTGGTCAGAAAAAACTTACTGATTAGTTCTAAATCAATAAAACCAGAATCATTGGATACTTTACTTGGGGATATTCTGAAAAAAGAGGCCGATAGCGTCAGTGTAATAAATTTGCCAACGCTGTCATTAAGCCGTACAGAATCCAGTATGTTGCGTATGTGGATGGAGGGTCAGGGAACGATTCAAATATCCGATCAAATGAACATTAAAGCGAAGACGGTTTCATCTCATAAAGGGAATATAAAACGAAAGATAAAAACGCATAATAAACAGGTTATTTATCATGTTGTTCGGCTGACGGATAATGTAACCAATGGCATTTTTGTCAATATGAGATGAAACAGCCCGACTGGTGGTCAACCCACCAGCCGGTAGCTGAGCCGCACGTAGACGCTACTCCGCCTTTTCCACGAAAATCCCATCCTCATGCCCTGATTCATTAAAGAACCAAATGCCGAGCGGGTAGTCTTCCAGCGAAACCAGGTACATTAT from Citrobacter sp. RHB25-C09 harbors:
- the fliL gene encoding flagellar basal body-associated protein FliL encodes the protein MTDSAIRKKSKRSIWIPLLVIITLAACATAGYSYWRMQKHSSQAVSEQPPPPPAPVFFALDTFTVNLGDADRVLYIGITLRLKDEATRNRLNDYLPEVRSRLLLLFSRQDASVLATEDGKQKLIAAIKDTLMPPLVVGQPKQDVTDVLYTAFILR
- the fliM gene encoding flagellar motor switch protein FliM is translated as MGDSILSQAEIDALLNGDSDTKDEPIPGTGGDSDIRPYDPNTQRRVVRERLQALEIINERFARQFRMGLFNLLRRSPDITVGAIRIQPYHEFARNLPVPTNLNLIHLKPLRGTGLVVFSPSLVFIAVDNLFGGDGRFPTKVEGREFTHTEQRVINRMLKLALEGYSDAWKAIHPLDVEYVRSEMQVKFTNITTSPNDIVVNTPFHVEIGNLTGEFNICLPFSMIEPLRELLVNPPLENSRNEDQNWRDNLVRQVQHSELELVANFADIPLRLSQILKLQPGDVLPIEKPDRIIAHVDGVPVLTSQYGTVNGQYALRVEHLINPILNSLNEEQPNE
- the fliN gene encoding flagellar motor switch protein FliN; this translates as MSDINNPSDDNAGALDDLWADALNEQKAIPGKSAADAVFQQLGVSDVSGTLQDIDLIMDIPVKLTVELGRTRMTIKELLRLTQGSVVALDGLAGEPLDILINGYLIAQGEVVVVADKYGVRITDIITPSERMRRLSR
- the fliO gene encoding flagellar biosynthetic protein FliO, which codes for MMKTQTTVQHPPAVPGSPLMQVSGALLGIIVLILATAWVIKRLGFATKGTGSRALKVSASTSLGPRERVVIVDVEDARLVLGVTASQINVLHTLPPAPVAAAETTAAPADFQSMMKSLLKRSGRS
- the fliP gene encoding flagellar type III secretion system pore protein FliP (The bacterial flagellar biogenesis protein FliP forms a type III secretion system (T3SS)-type pore required for flagellar assembly.), which codes for MRRLLSLTLFGLWLISPSALAQLPGLVTQPLPGGGQSWSLPVQTLVFITSLTFIPAILLMMTSFTRIIIVFGLLRNAMGTPSAPPNQVLLGLALFLTFFIMSPVIDKIYVEAYQPFSEEKISMQEALEKGAQPLREFMLRQTREADLGLFARLANSGPLQGPEAVPMRILLPAYVTSELKTAFQIGFTIFIPFLIIDLVIASVLMALGMMMVPPATIALPFKLMLFVLVDGWQLLVGSLAQSFYS
- the fliQ gene encoding flagellar biosynthesis protein FliQ; this translates as MTPESVMMMGTEAMKVALSLAAPLLLVALITGLIISILQAATQINEMTLSFIPKIIAVFVAIIVAGPWMLNMLLDYVRTLFTNLPYIIG
- the fliR gene encoding flagellar biosynthetic protein FliR; its protein translation is MLQVTSDQWLQWLNLYFWPLLRVLALISTAPILSERALPKRVKLGLGILITVVIAPGLPAHNVPIFSFGALWMAMQQILIGIALGFTMQFAFAAVRTAGEIIGLQMGLSFATFVDPASHLNMPVLARIIDMLALLLFLTFNGHLWLISLLVDTFHTLPIGGDPVNSNAFLALARAGGLIFINGMMLALPVITMLLTLNLALGLLNRMAPQLSIFVIGFPLTLTVGMALITALMPLIAPFCEHLFGEIFNLLSDIVSEMPVNNSP
- the rcsA gene encoding transcriptional regulator RcsA, with protein sequence MSTIIMDLCSYTRLGLTGYLVSRGVKKREINDIETVDELDIACSAHRPSVVFINEDCFIHDPADSQHIKQIINQHPNTLFIVFMAIANVHFDEYLLVRKNLLISSKSIKPESLDTLLGDILKKEADSVSVINLPTLSLSRTESSMLRMWMEGQGTIQISDQMNIKAKTVSSHKGNIKRKIKTHNKQVIYHVVRLTDNVTNGIFVNMR
- the dsrB gene encoding protein DsrB, whose product is MKVNDRVTVKTDGGPRRPGVVLAVEEFSEGIMYLVSLEDYPLGIWFFNESGHEDGIFVEKAE